One genomic region from Labilithrix sp. encodes:
- a CDS encoding carboxypeptidase regulatory-like domain-containing protein codes for MILRAAGGAAIAVVLGAACRPIEPVPLTNAPVNECPCEGFAAGASQAPRCRRGRCEIPTTLNRPEFPFFIVVNVPTSSSYAPGSTFVFYSNESGQPAFLSRIAETPRPGARCIRPTCLRLGDLTLGSGTYRVSAALSLRAGYPLDERASIPVRAAYFPVGTPQFPLPPLSPSAPPLSPAALAATSALVGGLPLAPTNAFPTLVAPSGQAPFAQFSQPLAAGTYLRVLYPEPPFDELFPPQTETKATLFGQEFVLDEETLDPPQSRSLDVEREEGLDGWQVWLRDMPTRRRISTVRTLTGRSARVQVDTTGERRTDAGGLGNDVEAVLAPPASYLAVPRYVTVPFSGSFGTLSYPSIPPPVRVEGVVAEPNGDSQLLGYPARVSFTSTAITVVSATPSRLLSYETEVSTDDSGRFATVLPPGEYRVVVEPAEGTGFAKYRQPAIIDRDLTALTLQPPRRTRVLGRVLLTDGRPLAEAEILATPQSGTTSELPIPRPGRGTTGPEGRFEMLLDPGPYVITVIPKKGSGFPRVVVRPQIPTERAELPDIQVPAPSPLTFTLRDPRPGIEAVVANAVVRVFAVPGVTRGTELEDETPDPAPVEIGSAVSDANGQVEILLAPGPR; via the coding sequence GTGATCCTGCGCGCGGCGGGCGGCGCGGCGATCGCCGTCGTCCTCGGCGCGGCGTGCAGGCCGATCGAGCCCGTCCCGCTCACGAACGCCCCCGTCAACGAGTGTCCGTGCGAAGGGTTCGCCGCGGGCGCGAGCCAGGCACCGCGCTGCCGGCGAGGCCGCTGCGAGATCCCGACCACGTTGAACCGGCCCGAGTTCCCGTTCTTCATCGTCGTGAACGTCCCGACGTCGTCGTCCTACGCGCCGGGCTCGACGTTCGTGTTCTACAGCAACGAGAGCGGACAGCCGGCGTTCTTGAGCAGGATCGCCGAGACGCCGCGTCCCGGCGCGCGCTGCATCCGTCCGACGTGCCTTCGCCTCGGCGACCTGACCCTCGGGAGCGGCACCTACCGCGTGTCGGCCGCGCTCTCGCTCCGCGCGGGCTATCCGCTCGACGAGCGAGCGTCGATCCCCGTCCGCGCCGCCTACTTCCCGGTGGGGACGCCGCAGTTTCCGCTTCCCCCGTTGTCTCCGTCGGCACCGCCGCTCTCGCCGGCAGCCCTCGCCGCGACCTCCGCGCTCGTCGGCGGTCTCCCGCTCGCTCCGACGAACGCGTTCCCGACCCTAGTCGCGCCGAGCGGACAGGCCCCGTTCGCGCAGTTCAGTCAGCCGCTCGCGGCGGGGACGTACCTCCGCGTCCTCTATCCCGAGCCTCCGTTCGACGAGCTCTTCCCGCCGCAAACCGAGACGAAGGCGACGCTGTTCGGCCAGGAGTTCGTCCTCGACGAGGAGACGCTCGACCCGCCGCAGTCGCGCAGCCTCGACGTCGAGCGCGAGGAGGGGCTCGATGGCTGGCAGGTCTGGCTGCGGGACATGCCCACGCGCCGGCGGATCTCCACCGTGCGGACGCTCACCGGACGATCCGCGCGCGTGCAGGTCGACACAACCGGCGAGCGCCGGACCGACGCCGGCGGCCTCGGCAACGACGTCGAGGCGGTGCTCGCGCCGCCGGCCTCGTACCTCGCGGTCCCGCGCTACGTGACCGTTCCCTTCAGCGGCTCGTTCGGCACGCTGAGCTATCCGTCGATCCCGCCGCCGGTGCGCGTCGAGGGGGTCGTCGCCGAGCCGAACGGCGACTCGCAGCTGCTCGGCTACCCCGCGCGCGTCTCGTTCACGAGCACCGCCATCACCGTCGTCTCCGCCACGCCGAGCAGGCTCCTCTCCTACGAGACCGAGGTGAGCACCGACGACAGCGGTCGGTTCGCGACCGTGCTTCCGCCCGGCGAATACAGGGTCGTCGTCGAGCCGGCGGAGGGGACGGGCTTCGCGAAGTACCGTCAGCCGGCCATCATCGACCGCGACCTCACCGCCCTCACGCTCCAGCCTCCGCGGCGGACGCGCGTGCTCGGGCGCGTCCTCCTCACCGACGGCCGTCCCCTCGCGGAGGCCGAGATCCTGGCGACGCCGCAGAGCGGGACCACGTCGGAGCTGCCGATCCCGCGTCCAGGGCGCGGCACGACAGGACCGGAGGGGCGGTTCGAGATGCTGCTCGATCCGGGGCCCTACGTGATCACGGTCATCCCGAAGAAGGGGAGCGGCTTTCCGCGCGTCGTCGTCCGCCCGCAGATCCCGACCGAGCGGGCCGAGCTCCCCGACATCCAGGTCCCGGCGCCGTCGCCGCTGACGTTCACGCTTCGGGATCCGCGGCCCGGGATCGAGGCCGTCGTCGCGAACGCGGTGGTCCGCGTGTTCGCGGTGCCGGGCGTGACGCGCGGCACCGAGCTCGAGGACGAGACGCCCGATCCGGCGCCGGTCGAGATCGGGAGCGCGGTGTCCGACGCGAACGGGCAGGTGGAGATCCTTCTCGCACCCGGACCGCGCTGA
- a CDS encoding tellurite resistance TerB family protein, whose translation MQELDDRINLLAKVARANVAGADVTDKQASTDRSILMLAAASYGARPTSESTIPTGFDPFAAALFEAIIEGAYLVATADGVFDDEERTTFERVVAASTGGSVPQNHVADLVADLADQLQEDGLDRRVERLAEGIQREEQALEVLRIAALIAQVSDDVSDVERNVLTKIASACKLGEAAVDRAIDDVRASLRA comes from the coding sequence ATGCAAGAGCTCGACGATCGAATCAACCTCCTTGCCAAGGTCGCGCGCGCGAACGTCGCCGGCGCGGACGTGACGGACAAGCAGGCCTCGACCGATCGCTCGATCCTCATGCTCGCCGCCGCGTCCTACGGCGCGCGTCCCACGAGCGAGTCCACGATCCCGACCGGCTTCGATCCCTTCGCCGCCGCGCTCTTCGAGGCGATCATCGAGGGCGCGTACCTCGTCGCGACCGCGGACGGCGTGTTCGACGACGAGGAGCGGACGACGTTCGAGCGCGTCGTCGCGGCCTCGACCGGCGGCTCCGTCCCGCAGAACCACGTCGCCGACCTCGTCGCCGACCTCGCCGACCAGCTCCAGGAGGACGGCCTCGACCGCCGCGTCGAGCGCCTCGCGGAGGGGATCCAGCGCGAGGAGCAAGCCCTCGAGGTCCTCCGCATCGCCGCCCTCATCGCGCAGGTGAGCGACGACGTCAGCGACGTCGAACGCAATGTCCTCACGAAGATCGCCTCCGCCTGCAAGCTCGGCGAAGCCGCCGTCGACCGCGCCATCGACGACGTGCGAGCGTCGCTCCGAGCCTGA